One genomic window of Candidatus Methylomirabilota bacterium includes the following:
- the dut gene encoding dUTP diphosphatase — protein sequence MDIAAVRLDRELPLPAFARPGDAGLDLRASEAVTLDPGERRLVPTGLAVAIPEGHAGFVLPRSGLAMQKGVTVLNAPGLIDSGYRGELKVLLINHGAEAVGIERGERIAQLVIQPVSHARLVEVERLPESARGAGGFGSTGS from the coding sequence TCAGGCTGGATCGCGAGCTGCCGCTGCCCGCCTTTGCTCGGCCGGGTGACGCGGGGCTCGACCTTCGCGCCTCGGAGGCCGTGACGCTCGATCCCGGCGAGCGGCGGCTCGTCCCCACCGGGCTCGCCGTCGCCATCCCCGAGGGCCACGCGGGGTTCGTGCTGCCGCGCTCGGGCCTGGCGATGCAGAAGGGCGTGACCGTGCTCAATGCGCCGGGGCTCATCGATTCGGGCTATCGCGGCGAGCTGAAGGTGCTGCTGATCAACCACGGCGCCGAGGCCGTCGGCATCGAGCGCGGTGAGCGCATCGCCCAGCTGGTCATCCAGCCGGTGTCGCACGCGCGCCTCGTCGAGGTGGAGCGGCTGCCCGAGTCCGCACGCGGCGCGGG